CGACCACGTGCAGATACCGCAGCGCAGCAGCCGCCGATGCGTGGCCCAATCGCTTCTTGAGGTCCGCCAGCGTGGCCCCGGTCGAAGCGGCGAGGGTCTGTCCTGTGTGCCGCAGGTCGTGGAAGCTCACCGCCAGGCCGACGCGGTCCCGAGCCCGGACAAACGCCTGGTAGACCGCGTTGCCCCGCATCGGCCGACCATCCTTACCCACGAAGAACCGATCCTTCCCGGCCCACTCCCGCATGTGTTCGACCAGGTAGGGCAGCACGTGCGGCGGAATCGCCACGTCCCGCAGGCCCGCATCCGTCTTCGGGTCCTTGTCGTACTTGCGGGGGCTCTCCAGCAGCTCGACCCTGTTCTTCCGAACCCAGACCACGCCGTTCACCAGGTCCACGTCTTCAGTCCGCAGGGCGCAGATTTCCCCACGTCGAAGGCCACACCAGGCGGCCAGCAGGACCGCCGCCCGGTACCTCGGCGTGATCGCCTCCACGACTTCGGCCACCTGCGCCGGGCTGGCGATGCCGCGTTCCTTCGCCTTGTCCGAGCCCGCCCCCGGAATCTGGCACGGGTTGTTCGTGATTGCCCTGTCCCGCTTCGCCGCGTTCATCACCGCCCGCAGGAACCGGTACGACTGCCCGATGGACGTCTTGCCGCCCTTCCCGGCGAGCGCCTTGGCGTACCAACTCCGCACCACGGGTGGAGTAATCGCGATCAGCGGCAGCTCCAGAAGCTCGACCATGTGCAGCCGCATGTTGCGGCGGCAAGTCTCCTCCCACCGGTCACCCACGTCCGGGTTGTCACGCAGGTACGCATCCGCGTACTCGCCGAACGGTTGGCGCCCGAGCTTGTCATCCAGCCAGGCACCACGGCTGATGTCCGCTTCCACGCCGACCAGCCACCGATCCGCATCCGTCTTCGTGCGGAAGGTGTTCGGCGCGTACTGCCGCTTGTTGTTCGGCCCGATGAACGACGCCTGCCAG
The genomic region above belongs to Amycolatopsis sp. YIM 10 and contains:
- a CDS encoding site-specific integrase, whose amino-acid sequence is MAKKGGRRRFGMVRQLPSKRWQASFIGPNNKRQYAPNTFRTKTDADRWLVGVEADISRGAWLDDKLGRQPFGEYADAYLRDNPDVGDRWEETCRRNMRLHMVELLELPLIAITPPVVRSWYAKALAGKGGKTSIGQSYRFLRAVMNAAKRDRAITNNPCQIPGAGSDKAKERGIASPAQVAEVVEAITPRYRAAVLLAAWCGLRRGEICALRTEDVDLVNGVVWVRKNRVELLESPRKYDKDPKTDAGLRDVAIPPHVLPYLVEHMREWAGKDRFFVGKDGRPMRGNAVYQAFVRARDRVGLAVSFHDLRHTGQTLAASTGATLADLKKRLGHASAAAALRYLHVVEGRDRELASQLSELAARGSAVKLPKTIVVKH